One window of the Etheostoma spectabile isolate EspeVRDwgs_2016 chromosome 16, UIUC_Espe_1.0, whole genome shotgun sequence genome contains the following:
- the st8sia5 gene encoding alpha-2,8-sialyltransferase 8E isoform X2 — MLRRRMGYADPSSGKDILGNRSLCFIFLCAFGLVTLLQQILYGKNYIKSAQQFSRLKGDETGNWTGPINFSDDGSLKPARNGRKRCFRQNFQPDSQISVIVTPCLADIKKKKKRYLETYDGSYEYNSTACRELRQEIMDVKVLTMVKTSDLFERWRNLQVCRWEQNKEETSNFKMSLSRCCNAPSFLFTTKRNTPAGTKLRYEVDTSGILPITTEVFNMFPDDMPYSKSQYKKCAVVGNGGIIKNTKCGKEIDSADFVFRCNIPPINVKYSADVGTKTDLVTINPSIITERFQKLEKWRRPFYEVLQNYENSSVVLPAFYNTRNTDVSFRVKYMLDDFDSQRGVFFFHPQYLLNVQRFWAVQGVRAKRVSSGLMLVTAALEMCEEVHLYGFWAFPMNPSGIFITHHYYDNVKPRPGFHAMPHEIFNFIHMHTRGILNVHTGQCT, encoded by the exons ATGCTGCGCCGAAGAATGGGATACGCCGACCCATCGTCGGGTAAAGATATACTCGGCAATAGATCCCTTTGTTTTATATTCCTTTGCGCATTTGGACTCGTCACACTATTGCAACAAATTCTCTACGGAAAAAACTACATTAAGAG TGCGCAACAGTTTAGCCGACTCAAAGGGGACGAGACAGGAAATTGGACCGGTCCCATTAATTTCTCGGATGATGGATCTCTGAAGCCTGCCAGAAATGGAAGGAAAAG ATGTTTCCGTCAGAATTTTCAGCCAGATTCACAGATCTCCGTAATAGTCACACCCTGCCTAGCCGatattaagaagaaaaaaaaaag GTATCTGGAAACCTATGATGGCTCATATGAATACAACTCCACTGCATGCAGGGAGCTCAGACAGGAGATTATGGACGTCAAAGTCTTGACAAT GGTGAAAACCTCAGACCTTTTTGAGCGATGGCGAAACCTGCAAGTGTGTAGATGGGAGCAGAATAAGGAGGAGACCAGCAACTTCAA GATGTCTCTGTCTCGCTGCTGTAATGCTCCTTCCTTTCTCTTCACCACCAAGAGGAACACTCCTGCAGGGACCAAGCTGAGGTACGAGGTGGACACCAGTGGTATTCTTCCCATCACGACTGAAGTCTTCAATATGTTCCCAGAT GACATGCCGTATTCCAAATCACAGTACAAGAAATGCGCTGTTGTTGGAAATGGCGGCATCATCAAGAACACCAAATGTGGGAAGGAAATTGACTCagcagattttgtttttag gtgCAACATACCACCCATCAATGTAAAGTACTCAGCTGATGTTGGCACTAAAACAGATCTGGTGACAATAAATCCTAGCATTATTACTGAGAG ATTTCAGAAGCTGGAGAAATGGAGGCGACCGTTTTACGAAGTCCTTCAAAATTACGAGAACTCTTCAGTGGTGCTTCCCGCCTTCTATAACACTCGCAACACCGATGTCTCCTTCAGAGTCAAGTACATGCTGGATGACTTTGACTCCCAGAGAGGCGTGTTCTTCTTCCACCCGCAGTACTTGCTCAACGTGCAGCGTTTCTGGGCGGTGCAGGGCGTCCGGGCCAAACGGGTCAGCAGCGGCTTGATGCTAGTGACCGCCGCCTTAGAGATGTGCGAGGAAGTCCACCTCTACGGTTTCTGGGCGTTCCCCATGAACCCCTCTGGCATCTTCATCACTCACCATTACTATGACAACGTCAAGCCACGGCCGGGCTTCCATGCAATGCCCCATGAAATTTTCAACTTCATTCACATGCATACTCGTGGGATCCTTAATGTACACACGGGGCAGTGCACGTGA
- the st8sia5 gene encoding alpha-2,8-sialyltransferase 8E isoform X3, with protein sequence MLRRRMGYADPSSGKDILGNRSLCFIFLCAFGLVTLLQQILYGKNYIKSAQQFSRLKGDETGNWTGPINFSDDGSLKPARNGRKSHRYLETYDGSYEYNSTACRELRQEIMDVKVLTININRKIHGHGYPSSFHKSLCLSARVKTSDLFERWRNLQVCRWEQNKEETSNFKMSLSRCCNAPSFLFTTKRNTPAGTKLRYEVDTSGILPITTEVFNMFPDDMPYSKSQYKKCAVVGNGGIIKNTKCGKEIDSADFVFRCNIPPINVKYSADVGTKTDLVTINPSIITERFQKLEKWRRPFYEVLQNYENSSVVLPAFYNTRNTDVSFRVKYMLDDFDSQRGVFFFHPQYLLNVQRFWAVQGVRAKRVSSGLMLVTAALEMCEEVHLYGFWAFPMNPSGIFITHHYYDNVKPRPGFHAMPHEIFNFIHMHTRGILNVHTGQCT encoded by the exons ATGCTGCGCCGAAGAATGGGATACGCCGACCCATCGTCGGGTAAAGATATACTCGGCAATAGATCCCTTTGTTTTATATTCCTTTGCGCATTTGGACTCGTCACACTATTGCAACAAATTCTCTACGGAAAAAACTACATTAAGAG TGCGCAACAGTTTAGCCGACTCAAAGGGGACGAGACAGGAAATTGGACCGGTCCCATTAATTTCTCGGATGATGGATCTCTGAAGCCTGCCAGAAATGGAAGGAAAAG CCACAG GTATCTGGAAACCTATGATGGCTCATATGAATACAACTCCACTGCATGCAGGGAGCTCAGACAGGAGATTATGGACGTCAAAGTCTTGACAAT AAACATTAATCGGAAAATACATGGCCATGGGTATCCTTCCTCATTCCACaagtctctctgcctgtctgccagGGTGAAAACCTCAGACCTTTTTGAGCGATGGCGAAACCTGCAAGTGTGTAGATGGGAGCAGAATAAGGAGGAGACCAGCAACTTCAA GATGTCTCTGTCTCGCTGCTGTAATGCTCCTTCCTTTCTCTTCACCACCAAGAGGAACACTCCTGCAGGGACCAAGCTGAGGTACGAGGTGGACACCAGTGGTATTCTTCCCATCACGACTGAAGTCTTCAATATGTTCCCAGAT GACATGCCGTATTCCAAATCACAGTACAAGAAATGCGCTGTTGTTGGAAATGGCGGCATCATCAAGAACACCAAATGTGGGAAGGAAATTGACTCagcagattttgtttttag gtgCAACATACCACCCATCAATGTAAAGTACTCAGCTGATGTTGGCACTAAAACAGATCTGGTGACAATAAATCCTAGCATTATTACTGAGAG ATTTCAGAAGCTGGAGAAATGGAGGCGACCGTTTTACGAAGTCCTTCAAAATTACGAGAACTCTTCAGTGGTGCTTCCCGCCTTCTATAACACTCGCAACACCGATGTCTCCTTCAGAGTCAAGTACATGCTGGATGACTTTGACTCCCAGAGAGGCGTGTTCTTCTTCCACCCGCAGTACTTGCTCAACGTGCAGCGTTTCTGGGCGGTGCAGGGCGTCCGGGCCAAACGGGTCAGCAGCGGCTTGATGCTAGTGACCGCCGCCTTAGAGATGTGCGAGGAAGTCCACCTCTACGGTTTCTGGGCGTTCCCCATGAACCCCTCTGGCATCTTCATCACTCACCATTACTATGACAACGTCAAGCCACGGCCGGGCTTCCATGCAATGCCCCATGAAATTTTCAACTTCATTCACATGCATACTCGTGGGATCCTTAATGTACACACGGGGCAGTGCACGTGA
- the st8sia5 gene encoding alpha-2,8-sialyltransferase 8E isoform X5 yields the protein MLRRRMGYADPSSGKDILGNRSLCFIFLCAFGLVTLLQQILYGKNYIKSAQQFSRLKGDETGNWTGPINFSDDGSLKPARNGRKSHRYLETYDGSYEYNSTACRELRQEIMDVKVLTMVKTSDLFERWRNLQVCRWEQNKEETSNFKMSLSRCCNAPSFLFTTKRNTPAGTKLRYEVDTSGILPITTEVFNMFPDDMPYSKSQYKKCAVVGNGGIIKNTKCGKEIDSADFVFRCNIPPINVKYSADVGTKTDLVTINPSIITERFQKLEKWRRPFYEVLQNYENSSVVLPAFYNTRNTDVSFRVKYMLDDFDSQRGVFFFHPQYLLNVQRFWAVQGVRAKRVSSGLMLVTAALEMCEEVHLYGFWAFPMNPSGIFITHHYYDNVKPRPGFHAMPHEIFNFIHMHTRGILNVHTGQCT from the exons ATGCTGCGCCGAAGAATGGGATACGCCGACCCATCGTCGGGTAAAGATATACTCGGCAATAGATCCCTTTGTTTTATATTCCTTTGCGCATTTGGACTCGTCACACTATTGCAACAAATTCTCTACGGAAAAAACTACATTAAGAG TGCGCAACAGTTTAGCCGACTCAAAGGGGACGAGACAGGAAATTGGACCGGTCCCATTAATTTCTCGGATGATGGATCTCTGAAGCCTGCCAGAAATGGAAGGAAAAG CCACAG GTATCTGGAAACCTATGATGGCTCATATGAATACAACTCCACTGCATGCAGGGAGCTCAGACAGGAGATTATGGACGTCAAAGTCTTGACAAT GGTGAAAACCTCAGACCTTTTTGAGCGATGGCGAAACCTGCAAGTGTGTAGATGGGAGCAGAATAAGGAGGAGACCAGCAACTTCAA GATGTCTCTGTCTCGCTGCTGTAATGCTCCTTCCTTTCTCTTCACCACCAAGAGGAACACTCCTGCAGGGACCAAGCTGAGGTACGAGGTGGACACCAGTGGTATTCTTCCCATCACGACTGAAGTCTTCAATATGTTCCCAGAT GACATGCCGTATTCCAAATCACAGTACAAGAAATGCGCTGTTGTTGGAAATGGCGGCATCATCAAGAACACCAAATGTGGGAAGGAAATTGACTCagcagattttgtttttag gtgCAACATACCACCCATCAATGTAAAGTACTCAGCTGATGTTGGCACTAAAACAGATCTGGTGACAATAAATCCTAGCATTATTACTGAGAG ATTTCAGAAGCTGGAGAAATGGAGGCGACCGTTTTACGAAGTCCTTCAAAATTACGAGAACTCTTCAGTGGTGCTTCCCGCCTTCTATAACACTCGCAACACCGATGTCTCCTTCAGAGTCAAGTACATGCTGGATGACTTTGACTCCCAGAGAGGCGTGTTCTTCTTCCACCCGCAGTACTTGCTCAACGTGCAGCGTTTCTGGGCGGTGCAGGGCGTCCGGGCCAAACGGGTCAGCAGCGGCTTGATGCTAGTGACCGCCGCCTTAGAGATGTGCGAGGAAGTCCACCTCTACGGTTTCTGGGCGTTCCCCATGAACCCCTCTGGCATCTTCATCACTCACCATTACTATGACAACGTCAAGCCACGGCCGGGCTTCCATGCAATGCCCCATGAAATTTTCAACTTCATTCACATGCATACTCGTGGGATCCTTAATGTACACACGGGGCAGTGCACGTGA
- the st8sia5 gene encoding alpha-2,8-sialyltransferase 8E isoform X6, whose translation MLRRRMGYADPSSGKDILGNRSLCFIFLCAFGLVTLLQQILYGKNYIKSAQQFSRLKGDETGNWTGPINFSDDGSLKPARNGRKRYLETYDGSYEYNSTACRELRQEIMDVKVLTMVKTSDLFERWRNLQVCRWEQNKEETSNFKMSLSRCCNAPSFLFTTKRNTPAGTKLRYEVDTSGILPITTEVFNMFPDDMPYSKSQYKKCAVVGNGGIIKNTKCGKEIDSADFVFRCNIPPINVKYSADVGTKTDLVTINPSIITERFQKLEKWRRPFYEVLQNYENSSVVLPAFYNTRNTDVSFRVKYMLDDFDSQRGVFFFHPQYLLNVQRFWAVQGVRAKRVSSGLMLVTAALEMCEEVHLYGFWAFPMNPSGIFITHHYYDNVKPRPGFHAMPHEIFNFIHMHTRGILNVHTGQCT comes from the exons ATGCTGCGCCGAAGAATGGGATACGCCGACCCATCGTCGGGTAAAGATATACTCGGCAATAGATCCCTTTGTTTTATATTCCTTTGCGCATTTGGACTCGTCACACTATTGCAACAAATTCTCTACGGAAAAAACTACATTAAGAG TGCGCAACAGTTTAGCCGACTCAAAGGGGACGAGACAGGAAATTGGACCGGTCCCATTAATTTCTCGGATGATGGATCTCTGAAGCCTGCCAGAAATGGAAGGAAAAG GTATCTGGAAACCTATGATGGCTCATATGAATACAACTCCACTGCATGCAGGGAGCTCAGACAGGAGATTATGGACGTCAAAGTCTTGACAAT GGTGAAAACCTCAGACCTTTTTGAGCGATGGCGAAACCTGCAAGTGTGTAGATGGGAGCAGAATAAGGAGGAGACCAGCAACTTCAA GATGTCTCTGTCTCGCTGCTGTAATGCTCCTTCCTTTCTCTTCACCACCAAGAGGAACACTCCTGCAGGGACCAAGCTGAGGTACGAGGTGGACACCAGTGGTATTCTTCCCATCACGACTGAAGTCTTCAATATGTTCCCAGAT GACATGCCGTATTCCAAATCACAGTACAAGAAATGCGCTGTTGTTGGAAATGGCGGCATCATCAAGAACACCAAATGTGGGAAGGAAATTGACTCagcagattttgtttttag gtgCAACATACCACCCATCAATGTAAAGTACTCAGCTGATGTTGGCACTAAAACAGATCTGGTGACAATAAATCCTAGCATTATTACTGAGAG ATTTCAGAAGCTGGAGAAATGGAGGCGACCGTTTTACGAAGTCCTTCAAAATTACGAGAACTCTTCAGTGGTGCTTCCCGCCTTCTATAACACTCGCAACACCGATGTCTCCTTCAGAGTCAAGTACATGCTGGATGACTTTGACTCCCAGAGAGGCGTGTTCTTCTTCCACCCGCAGTACTTGCTCAACGTGCAGCGTTTCTGGGCGGTGCAGGGCGTCCGGGCCAAACGGGTCAGCAGCGGCTTGATGCTAGTGACCGCCGCCTTAGAGATGTGCGAGGAAGTCCACCTCTACGGTTTCTGGGCGTTCCCCATGAACCCCTCTGGCATCTTCATCACTCACCATTACTATGACAACGTCAAGCCACGGCCGGGCTTCCATGCAATGCCCCATGAAATTTTCAACTTCATTCACATGCATACTCGTGGGATCCTTAATGTACACACGGGGCAGTGCACGTGA
- the st8sia5 gene encoding alpha-2,8-sialyltransferase 8E isoform X4 encodes MLRRRMGYADPSSGKDILGNRSLCFIFLCAFGLVTLLQQILYGKNYIKSAQQFSRLKGDETGNWTGPINFSDDGSLKPARNGRKRYLETYDGSYEYNSTACRELRQEIMDVKVLTININRKIHGHGYPSSFHKSLCLSARVKTSDLFERWRNLQVCRWEQNKEETSNFKMSLSRCCNAPSFLFTTKRNTPAGTKLRYEVDTSGILPITTEVFNMFPDDMPYSKSQYKKCAVVGNGGIIKNTKCGKEIDSADFVFRCNIPPINVKYSADVGTKTDLVTINPSIITERFQKLEKWRRPFYEVLQNYENSSVVLPAFYNTRNTDVSFRVKYMLDDFDSQRGVFFFHPQYLLNVQRFWAVQGVRAKRVSSGLMLVTAALEMCEEVHLYGFWAFPMNPSGIFITHHYYDNVKPRPGFHAMPHEIFNFIHMHTRGILNVHTGQCT; translated from the exons ATGCTGCGCCGAAGAATGGGATACGCCGACCCATCGTCGGGTAAAGATATACTCGGCAATAGATCCCTTTGTTTTATATTCCTTTGCGCATTTGGACTCGTCACACTATTGCAACAAATTCTCTACGGAAAAAACTACATTAAGAG TGCGCAACAGTTTAGCCGACTCAAAGGGGACGAGACAGGAAATTGGACCGGTCCCATTAATTTCTCGGATGATGGATCTCTGAAGCCTGCCAGAAATGGAAGGAAAAG GTATCTGGAAACCTATGATGGCTCATATGAATACAACTCCACTGCATGCAGGGAGCTCAGACAGGAGATTATGGACGTCAAAGTCTTGACAAT AAACATTAATCGGAAAATACATGGCCATGGGTATCCTTCCTCATTCCACaagtctctctgcctgtctgccagGGTGAAAACCTCAGACCTTTTTGAGCGATGGCGAAACCTGCAAGTGTGTAGATGGGAGCAGAATAAGGAGGAGACCAGCAACTTCAA GATGTCTCTGTCTCGCTGCTGTAATGCTCCTTCCTTTCTCTTCACCACCAAGAGGAACACTCCTGCAGGGACCAAGCTGAGGTACGAGGTGGACACCAGTGGTATTCTTCCCATCACGACTGAAGTCTTCAATATGTTCCCAGAT GACATGCCGTATTCCAAATCACAGTACAAGAAATGCGCTGTTGTTGGAAATGGCGGCATCATCAAGAACACCAAATGTGGGAAGGAAATTGACTCagcagattttgtttttag gtgCAACATACCACCCATCAATGTAAAGTACTCAGCTGATGTTGGCACTAAAACAGATCTGGTGACAATAAATCCTAGCATTATTACTGAGAG ATTTCAGAAGCTGGAGAAATGGAGGCGACCGTTTTACGAAGTCCTTCAAAATTACGAGAACTCTTCAGTGGTGCTTCCCGCCTTCTATAACACTCGCAACACCGATGTCTCCTTCAGAGTCAAGTACATGCTGGATGACTTTGACTCCCAGAGAGGCGTGTTCTTCTTCCACCCGCAGTACTTGCTCAACGTGCAGCGTTTCTGGGCGGTGCAGGGCGTCCGGGCCAAACGGGTCAGCAGCGGCTTGATGCTAGTGACCGCCGCCTTAGAGATGTGCGAGGAAGTCCACCTCTACGGTTTCTGGGCGTTCCCCATGAACCCCTCTGGCATCTTCATCACTCACCATTACTATGACAACGTCAAGCCACGGCCGGGCTTCCATGCAATGCCCCATGAAATTTTCAACTTCATTCACATGCATACTCGTGGGATCCTTAATGTACACACGGGGCAGTGCACGTGA
- the st8sia5 gene encoding alpha-2,8-sialyltransferase 8E isoform X1 — translation MLRRRMGYADPSSGKDILGNRSLCFIFLCAFGLVTLLQQILYGKNYIKSAQQFSRLKGDETGNWTGPINFSDDGSLKPARNGRKRCFRQNFQPDSQISVIVTPCLADIKKKKKRYLETYDGSYEYNSTACRELRQEIMDVKVLTININRKIHGHGYPSSFHKSLCLSARVKTSDLFERWRNLQVCRWEQNKEETSNFKMSLSRCCNAPSFLFTTKRNTPAGTKLRYEVDTSGILPITTEVFNMFPDDMPYSKSQYKKCAVVGNGGIIKNTKCGKEIDSADFVFRCNIPPINVKYSADVGTKTDLVTINPSIITERFQKLEKWRRPFYEVLQNYENSSVVLPAFYNTRNTDVSFRVKYMLDDFDSQRGVFFFHPQYLLNVQRFWAVQGVRAKRVSSGLMLVTAALEMCEEVHLYGFWAFPMNPSGIFITHHYYDNVKPRPGFHAMPHEIFNFIHMHTRGILNVHTGQCT, via the exons ATGCTGCGCCGAAGAATGGGATACGCCGACCCATCGTCGGGTAAAGATATACTCGGCAATAGATCCCTTTGTTTTATATTCCTTTGCGCATTTGGACTCGTCACACTATTGCAACAAATTCTCTACGGAAAAAACTACATTAAGAG TGCGCAACAGTTTAGCCGACTCAAAGGGGACGAGACAGGAAATTGGACCGGTCCCATTAATTTCTCGGATGATGGATCTCTGAAGCCTGCCAGAAATGGAAGGAAAAG ATGTTTCCGTCAGAATTTTCAGCCAGATTCACAGATCTCCGTAATAGTCACACCCTGCCTAGCCGatattaagaagaaaaaaaaaag GTATCTGGAAACCTATGATGGCTCATATGAATACAACTCCACTGCATGCAGGGAGCTCAGACAGGAGATTATGGACGTCAAAGTCTTGACAAT AAACATTAATCGGAAAATACATGGCCATGGGTATCCTTCCTCATTCCACaagtctctctgcctgtctgccagGGTGAAAACCTCAGACCTTTTTGAGCGATGGCGAAACCTGCAAGTGTGTAGATGGGAGCAGAATAAGGAGGAGACCAGCAACTTCAA GATGTCTCTGTCTCGCTGCTGTAATGCTCCTTCCTTTCTCTTCACCACCAAGAGGAACACTCCTGCAGGGACCAAGCTGAGGTACGAGGTGGACACCAGTGGTATTCTTCCCATCACGACTGAAGTCTTCAATATGTTCCCAGAT GACATGCCGTATTCCAAATCACAGTACAAGAAATGCGCTGTTGTTGGAAATGGCGGCATCATCAAGAACACCAAATGTGGGAAGGAAATTGACTCagcagattttgtttttag gtgCAACATACCACCCATCAATGTAAAGTACTCAGCTGATGTTGGCACTAAAACAGATCTGGTGACAATAAATCCTAGCATTATTACTGAGAG ATTTCAGAAGCTGGAGAAATGGAGGCGACCGTTTTACGAAGTCCTTCAAAATTACGAGAACTCTTCAGTGGTGCTTCCCGCCTTCTATAACACTCGCAACACCGATGTCTCCTTCAGAGTCAAGTACATGCTGGATGACTTTGACTCCCAGAGAGGCGTGTTCTTCTTCCACCCGCAGTACTTGCTCAACGTGCAGCGTTTCTGGGCGGTGCAGGGCGTCCGGGCCAAACGGGTCAGCAGCGGCTTGATGCTAGTGACCGCCGCCTTAGAGATGTGCGAGGAAGTCCACCTCTACGGTTTCTGGGCGTTCCCCATGAACCCCTCTGGCATCTTCATCACTCACCATTACTATGACAACGTCAAGCCACGGCCGGGCTTCCATGCAATGCCCCATGAAATTTTCAACTTCATTCACATGCATACTCGTGGGATCCTTAATGTACACACGGGGCAGTGCACGTGA
- the st8sia5 gene encoding alpha-2,8-sialyltransferase 8E isoform X7 produces the protein MLRRRMGYADPSSGKDILGNRSLCFIFLCAFGLVTLLQQILYGKNYIKRYLETYDGSYEYNSTACRELRQEIMDVKVLTININRKIHGHGYPSSFHKSLCLSARVKTSDLFERWRNLQVCRWEQNKEETSNFKMSLSRCCNAPSFLFTTKRNTPAGTKLRYEVDTSGILPITTEVFNMFPDDMPYSKSQYKKCAVVGNGGIIKNTKCGKEIDSADFVFRCNIPPINVKYSADVGTKTDLVTINPSIITERFQKLEKWRRPFYEVLQNYENSSVVLPAFYNTRNTDVSFRVKYMLDDFDSQRGVFFFHPQYLLNVQRFWAVQGVRAKRVSSGLMLVTAALEMCEEVHLYGFWAFPMNPSGIFITHHYYDNVKPRPGFHAMPHEIFNFIHMHTRGILNVHTGQCT, from the exons ATGCTGCGCCGAAGAATGGGATACGCCGACCCATCGTCGGGTAAAGATATACTCGGCAATAGATCCCTTTGTTTTATATTCCTTTGCGCATTTGGACTCGTCACACTATTGCAACAAATTCTCTACGGAAAAAACTACATTAAGAG GTATCTGGAAACCTATGATGGCTCATATGAATACAACTCCACTGCATGCAGGGAGCTCAGACAGGAGATTATGGACGTCAAAGTCTTGACAAT AAACATTAATCGGAAAATACATGGCCATGGGTATCCTTCCTCATTCCACaagtctctctgcctgtctgccagGGTGAAAACCTCAGACCTTTTTGAGCGATGGCGAAACCTGCAAGTGTGTAGATGGGAGCAGAATAAGGAGGAGACCAGCAACTTCAA GATGTCTCTGTCTCGCTGCTGTAATGCTCCTTCCTTTCTCTTCACCACCAAGAGGAACACTCCTGCAGGGACCAAGCTGAGGTACGAGGTGGACACCAGTGGTATTCTTCCCATCACGACTGAAGTCTTCAATATGTTCCCAGAT GACATGCCGTATTCCAAATCACAGTACAAGAAATGCGCTGTTGTTGGAAATGGCGGCATCATCAAGAACACCAAATGTGGGAAGGAAATTGACTCagcagattttgtttttag gtgCAACATACCACCCATCAATGTAAAGTACTCAGCTGATGTTGGCACTAAAACAGATCTGGTGACAATAAATCCTAGCATTATTACTGAGAG ATTTCAGAAGCTGGAGAAATGGAGGCGACCGTTTTACGAAGTCCTTCAAAATTACGAGAACTCTTCAGTGGTGCTTCCCGCCTTCTATAACACTCGCAACACCGATGTCTCCTTCAGAGTCAAGTACATGCTGGATGACTTTGACTCCCAGAGAGGCGTGTTCTTCTTCCACCCGCAGTACTTGCTCAACGTGCAGCGTTTCTGGGCGGTGCAGGGCGTCCGGGCCAAACGGGTCAGCAGCGGCTTGATGCTAGTGACCGCCGCCTTAGAGATGTGCGAGGAAGTCCACCTCTACGGTTTCTGGGCGTTCCCCATGAACCCCTCTGGCATCTTCATCACTCACCATTACTATGACAACGTCAAGCCACGGCCGGGCTTCCATGCAATGCCCCATGAAATTTTCAACTTCATTCACATGCATACTCGTGGGATCCTTAATGTACACACGGGGCAGTGCACGTGA
- the st8sia5 gene encoding alpha-2,8-sialyltransferase 8E isoform X8, whose translation MLRRRMGYADPSSGKDILGNRSLCFIFLCAFGLVTLLQQILYGKNYIKRYLETYDGSYEYNSTACRELRQEIMDVKVLTMVKTSDLFERWRNLQVCRWEQNKEETSNFKMSLSRCCNAPSFLFTTKRNTPAGTKLRYEVDTSGILPITTEVFNMFPDDMPYSKSQYKKCAVVGNGGIIKNTKCGKEIDSADFVFRCNIPPINVKYSADVGTKTDLVTINPSIITERFQKLEKWRRPFYEVLQNYENSSVVLPAFYNTRNTDVSFRVKYMLDDFDSQRGVFFFHPQYLLNVQRFWAVQGVRAKRVSSGLMLVTAALEMCEEVHLYGFWAFPMNPSGIFITHHYYDNVKPRPGFHAMPHEIFNFIHMHTRGILNVHTGQCT comes from the exons ATGCTGCGCCGAAGAATGGGATACGCCGACCCATCGTCGGGTAAAGATATACTCGGCAATAGATCCCTTTGTTTTATATTCCTTTGCGCATTTGGACTCGTCACACTATTGCAACAAATTCTCTACGGAAAAAACTACATTAAGAG GTATCTGGAAACCTATGATGGCTCATATGAATACAACTCCACTGCATGCAGGGAGCTCAGACAGGAGATTATGGACGTCAAAGTCTTGACAAT GGTGAAAACCTCAGACCTTTTTGAGCGATGGCGAAACCTGCAAGTGTGTAGATGGGAGCAGAATAAGGAGGAGACCAGCAACTTCAA GATGTCTCTGTCTCGCTGCTGTAATGCTCCTTCCTTTCTCTTCACCACCAAGAGGAACACTCCTGCAGGGACCAAGCTGAGGTACGAGGTGGACACCAGTGGTATTCTTCCCATCACGACTGAAGTCTTCAATATGTTCCCAGAT GACATGCCGTATTCCAAATCACAGTACAAGAAATGCGCTGTTGTTGGAAATGGCGGCATCATCAAGAACACCAAATGTGGGAAGGAAATTGACTCagcagattttgtttttag gtgCAACATACCACCCATCAATGTAAAGTACTCAGCTGATGTTGGCACTAAAACAGATCTGGTGACAATAAATCCTAGCATTATTACTGAGAG ATTTCAGAAGCTGGAGAAATGGAGGCGACCGTTTTACGAAGTCCTTCAAAATTACGAGAACTCTTCAGTGGTGCTTCCCGCCTTCTATAACACTCGCAACACCGATGTCTCCTTCAGAGTCAAGTACATGCTGGATGACTTTGACTCCCAGAGAGGCGTGTTCTTCTTCCACCCGCAGTACTTGCTCAACGTGCAGCGTTTCTGGGCGGTGCAGGGCGTCCGGGCCAAACGGGTCAGCAGCGGCTTGATGCTAGTGACCGCCGCCTTAGAGATGTGCGAGGAAGTCCACCTCTACGGTTTCTGGGCGTTCCCCATGAACCCCTCTGGCATCTTCATCACTCACCATTACTATGACAACGTCAAGCCACGGCCGGGCTTCCATGCAATGCCCCATGAAATTTTCAACTTCATTCACATGCATACTCGTGGGATCCTTAATGTACACACGGGGCAGTGCACGTGA